The following are from one region of the Spirochaetota bacterium genome:
- the ilvN gene encoding acetolactate synthase small subunit — MERKHVIACLVENHFGVLARIAGLFSARAFNIDSLTVGETEDPTVSRMTVVVLGDEKVMDQVKKQLNKVIDVIKVLDLSSKNFIDRELALVKIHATKDTRPAILQLIEVFEGNVVDITQKVVTAEITGATQKIEAFIDVVKPYGIMEMARTGKIALAREPLSGT; from the coding sequence ATGGAACGAAAGCACGTCATCGCCTGCCTTGTGGAGAACCATTTCGGCGTACTCGCCCGCATCGCGGGGCTCTTCTCCGCACGCGCCTTCAATATCGATTCGCTCACCGTCGGGGAGACGGAAGACCCCACGGTTTCCCGCATGACCGTTGTCGTACTCGGCGATGAGAAGGTCATGGACCAGGTGAAGAAACAGCTTAACAAGGTCATCGATGTCATCAAGGTACTCGACCTCTCATCGAAGAATTTCATCGACCGGGAGCTGGCGCTCGTGAAGATCCATGCGACGAAAGATACGCGCCCGGCGATACTCCAGCTCATCGAAGTGTTCGAGGGTAATGTCGTTGACATCACGCAGAAGGTCGTTACCGCGGAGATAACCGGCGCCACGCAGAAGATAGAAGCGTTCATCGATGTCGTGAAGCCCTACGGCATCATGGAGATGGCGCGTACGGGGAAGATCGCGCTCGCACGCGAACCGCTCTCCGGCACATGA